A single region of the Manihot esculenta cultivar AM560-2 chromosome 12, M.esculenta_v8, whole genome shotgun sequence genome encodes:
- the LOC110628067 gene encoding terpene synthase 10 → MALQLFALYPICSFTKLPPRTRIFRLPKATSFSSPLNCLVCPKLDQKTIVRRSANYQPPIWDFDFVQSLKREYEGEVYTNRISKLKEEVRLMLKQAVDPLDQLQLIDTLQRLGLAYHFEDEIKSILMSIYSDNNARREDLYATALEFRLLRQHGYKIPQEIFNSFQDEVGNFKKCLCEDWEGMLSLYEASFLSDENEDILQNARDFTTTCLRKFVQQSQDQNLSNLVSHALEIPLHWRMLRLETRWFIDVYERKQGMNPLLLELAKLDFNNVQMIHQNDLKHMSRWWRSTGLGKKLSFARDRLMENFFWTIGVIFKPQFSYCRRMLTKVNALITTIDDIYDVYGTLDELELFTDAVQRWDVNAVEQLPDYMKICYLSLHNSINEIAFDFLREEGVHIIPYLKRAWADLCKSYLLEARWYYNGYTPSLQEYIDNAWISISGPVILVHAFFLVNSPISNDALKCLEEYSSIIRCSSMILRLADDLGTSSDELKRGDVPKSIQCYMHETGASEKEARDHIRFLISETWKEMNEEKSTYSPFSETFISIAFNLARMAQCMYQHGDGHGIEDRETKDRVVSLLVQPIPCLNKVV, encoded by the exons ATGGCCCTTCAATTATTTGCTTTATATCCTATTTGCTCTTTCACAAAACTGCCACCAAGAACTCGCATCTTTAGATTACCCAAAGCTACCAGTTTTTCCAGTCCTCTTAATTGCTTGGTTTGTCCAAAACTTGACCAGAAAACTATTGTGAGACGATCTGCAAATTACCAACCTCCCATTTGGGATTTTGATTTTGTGCAGTCACTGAAGAGAGAATATGAG GGAGAGGTTTACACAAACCGAATCAGTAAGCTGAAGGAAGAGGTGAGGCTGATGCTTAAGCAAGCTGTGGATCCTCTGGATCAGCTCCAACTAATTGACACCTTGCAAAGACTTGGATTAGCTTATCACTTTGAGGATGAAATAAAGAGTATCTTGATGAGCATTTACAGCGATAATAATGCAAGGAGGGAGGATTTATATGCGACAGCTCTTGAATTTAGACTCCTAAGACAACATGGATATAAAATACCTCAAG AGATCTTCAATAGTTTCCAAGATGAGGTGGGAAACTTCAAAAAGTGCCTATGTGAGGATTGGGAGGGAATGCTATCCTTGTACGAGGCATCATTCCTTTCAGACGAAAATGAAGATATCTTGCAAAATGCAAGAGATTTTACAACCACTTGTCTAAGGAAGTTTGTTCAACAGAGCCAAGACCAAAACCTATCCAATTTAGTAAGTCATGCACTGGAGATCCCACTGCATTGGAGGATGCTGAGGTTGGAGACCAGATGGTTTATTGATGTATATGAAAGAAAACAAGGCATGAATCCTCTTCTGCTAGAACTTGCTAAATTGGACTTCAACAACGTGCAGATGATACACCAAAACGATCTAAAACACATGTCAAG GTGGTGGAGGAGTACAGGTTTAGGGAAAAAGTTGAGCTTTGCGAGAGATAGGCTAATGGAGAACTTCTTTTGGACCATTGGGGTGATATTCAAGCCACAATTCAGCTACTGTAGGAGAATGTTGACAAAGGTCAATGCACTAATAACAACCATTGATGATATATATGATGTGTATGGAACCTTGGATGAGCTTGAGCTTTTCACTGATGCTGTTCAAAG atGGGATGTCAATGCAGTGGAGCAACTTCCAGACTACATGAAGATATGTTACCTTTCTCTCCATAACTCCATAAATGAAATAGCTTTTGATTTCCTTAGGGAAGAAGGAGTTCACATCATCCCCTACTTGAAAAGAGCT TGGGCAGATCTGTGCAAATCATATTTACTGGAAGCGAGATGGTATTACAATGGATATACACCAAGTTTACAAGAATATATTGATAATGCATGGATCTCTATATCAGGTCCTGTGATCCTAGTCCATGCTTTCTTTCTCGTAAATTCTCCAATTTCAAATGATGCCTTAAAATGCTTGGAAGAGTATTCCAGCATAATTCGATGTTCATCGATGATTTTAAGACTTGCAGATGATCTTGGAACATCATCG GATGAATTAAAGAGAGGTGATGTTCCAAAATCAATTCAATGCTACATGCATGAAACTGGAGCTTCAGAAAAAGAAGCTCGTGATCACATACGATTTCTAATTAGCGAGACATGGAAGGAAATGAATGAAGAAAAATCCACATATTCTCCATTTTCAGAAACTTTTATTAGTATAGCATTTAACTTAGCTAGAATGGCGCAATGTATGTACCAACATGGAGACGGTCATGGAATCGAAGACCGTGAGACTAAGGACCGAGTTGTATCACTACTTGTTCAACCTATTCCCTGTCTAAACAAGGTTGTCTAG
- the LOC110627282 gene encoding uncharacterized protein LOC110627282, with translation MRFCFTRERLGREPHPHELFEATHKRKGTEEFVDARSKAIYDKYVQLKEAATHQQEGSNEPTPINEAQLYYEAVGGQKKNRVYGLGSQASAYFHEPSHCSASYTSAPPVDPPTIEIMNRMQNKIDRLETENSRITTRLDELQTFMHRMMAQQGIGTSTQTSGPTAPPAPSPQQRRDDAPIIGDHHTDSDDDTDDELASLV, from the exons ATGCGGTTCTGTTTCACA AGGGAAAGACTAGGCAGAGAACCACATCCTCATGAGCTTTTTGAGGCCACACATAAGAGAAAGGGGACGGAGGAGTTTGTTGATGCGAGATCAAaagctatttat GATAAATACGTACAGCTGAAGGAGGCTGCTACACATCAACAGGAGGGAAGCAATGAGCCAACGCCCATAAATGAGGCCCAACTGTACTACGAAGCGGTTGGCGGACAGAAAAAGAATCGAGTTTATGGGTTAGGGTCCCAGGCCTCAGCATATTTTCATGAGCCATCTCATTGTTCTGCATCATACACGTCTGCACCCCCAGTGGATCCTCCTACAATTGAAATAATGAACAGGATGCAGAATAAAATTGATCGGCTAGAGACAGAGAATAGTCGAATTACCACAAGGCTGGACGAGTTGCAGACGTTTATGCATAGGATGATGGCACAACAGGGTATTGGGACATCCACTCAGACATCTGGTCCTACGGCACCTCCAGCTCCGTCTCCACAGCAGCGGCGTGATGATGCTCCTATCATTGGTGATCATCATACAGATAgtgatgatgatacagatgatgagctagctagtttagtttag
- the LOC110627495 gene encoding uncharacterized protein LOC110627495 isoform X2, whose protein sequence is MLADSNNHPRYAVRQKRADAKRALKDLLFNSASSKPSSQDEESIWSFDSEHSHGTDKKRRLKSSSRHPRKSHHQKMKRKFRRESFSEDSDGPEKIFQATFGKRWYTWSFNESSHRGSTFGFEWREHPNWTNHRDNDCDARSESESDSESCSVGSSHDRTILGLPPTGPLRIEDVKDAFRVSALKWHPDKHQGPSQAMAEEKFKLCVNAYKSLCEALS, encoded by the exons ATGTTAGCAGATTCCAACAACCATCCAAG GTATGCAGTACGTCAAAAACGTGCCGATGCTAAGAGAGCTCTGAAAGACCTTCTCTTTAACAGTGCTTCCTCTAAACCTTCATCCCAG GATGAAGAGTCTATATGGTCATTTGATTCAGAGCACTCACACGGAACTGATAAGAAGAGGCGATTAAAGTCTTCTTCTCGACATCCTAGGAAATCTCATCATCAGAAAATGAAAC GTAAGTTTAGGAGGGAGAGTTTTTCTGAGGACTCTGATGGTCCTGAGAAAATTTTTCAAGCTACCTTTGGAAAAAGATGGTATACTTGGTCTTTTAACGAGTCTTCTCATCGAGGTTCAACATTTGGATTTGAGTGGAGAGAGCATCCAAACTGGACAAACCATAGAGATAATGACTGCGATGCTAGAAGTGAATCTGAGTCTGACAGTGAATCTTGTTCTGTGGGATCTTCTCATGACAGAACAATCCTTGGTTTGCCTCCAACTGGTCCTTTAAGGATTGAAGATGTTAAAGATGC TTTCCGCGTATCAGCATTAAAATGGCATCCTGATAAGCATCAAGGCCCTTCACAG GCAATGGCTGAAGAAAAATTCAAACTCTGTGTTAATGCATACAAATCACTTTGTGAAGCTCTGTCCTGA
- the LOC110627495 gene encoding uncharacterized protein LOC110627495 isoform X1 translates to MQISRWRSVVILKNTLIPNLASSTTSITKTHFASIHSTPASCEKWKKKWNADVSRFQQPSKNYIRYAVRQKRADAKRALKDLLFNSASSKPSSQDEESIWSFDSEHSHGTDKKRRLKSSSRHPRKSHHQKMKRKFRRESFSEDSDGPEKIFQATFGKRWYTWSFNESSHRGSTFGFEWREHPNWTNHRDNDCDARSESESDSESCSVGSSHDRTILGLPPTGPLRIEDVKDAFRVSALKWHPDKHQGPSQAMAEEKFKLCVNAYKSLCEALS, encoded by the exons ATGCAAATATCCAGATGGCGAAGCGTTGTTATATTGAAAAACACCTTGATTCCAAATTTGGCATCATCGACGACATCAATAACGAAGACCCATTTTGCTTCAATTCATTCTACACCTGCTTCATGTGAAAAATGGAAGAAGAAATGGAACGCT GATGTTAGCAGATTCCAACAACCATCCAAG AATTACATAAGGTATGCAGTACGTCAAAAACGTGCCGATGCTAAGAGAGCTCTGAAAGACCTTCTCTTTAACAGTGCTTCCTCTAAACCTTCATCCCAG GATGAAGAGTCTATATGGTCATTTGATTCAGAGCACTCACACGGAACTGATAAGAAGAGGCGATTAAAGTCTTCTTCTCGACATCCTAGGAAATCTCATCATCAGAAAATGAAAC GTAAGTTTAGGAGGGAGAGTTTTTCTGAGGACTCTGATGGTCCTGAGAAAATTTTTCAAGCTACCTTTGGAAAAAGATGGTATACTTGGTCTTTTAACGAGTCTTCTCATCGAGGTTCAACATTTGGATTTGAGTGGAGAGAGCATCCAAACTGGACAAACCATAGAGATAATGACTGCGATGCTAGAAGTGAATCTGAGTCTGACAGTGAATCTTGTTCTGTGGGATCTTCTCATGACAGAACAATCCTTGGTTTGCCTCCAACTGGTCCTTTAAGGATTGAAGATGTTAAAGATGC TTTCCGCGTATCAGCATTAAAATGGCATCCTGATAAGCATCAAGGCCCTTCACAG GCAATGGCTGAAGAAAAATTCAAACTCTGTGTTAATGCATACAAATCACTTTGTGAAGCTCTGTCCTGA
- the LOC122721311 gene encoding uncharacterized protein LOC122721311 — MMTFRQRKTNSLVTLILMQMQTVIMSTIHMNQTKFIYILKKFGVVYFFYYSMRGHGRVSKPRGRVQLPASASQEDADTDDGQEHEAHIPRAPTGLGDMELQIWVPLASSVQPSHIDRSYTPVTPSADAQLPRPLPPPHRHSLHPHHPTAAPRPPVSHTHSPHSASPSGTTSARGTGSASASTPSSTPASAASTTAVGGTQSFRQTISLINNNLHPSEMCSRRITLIVKERLVEEGHCWKTVPNEIKDFYWQEFKKYFLWDQAIDSLVKIAWQKKAAERYRGLMWEIRKGKAKNLATPDYAQ, encoded by the exons ATGATGACGTTTCGACAGAGGAAGACGAATTCCTTAGTGACCCTGATTCTAATGCAGATGCAGACGGTGATAATGAGTACAATTCATATGAATCAGACTAAATTCATCTATATACTAAAGAAGTTTGGAgttgtatattttttttattactca ATGAGGGGACATGGAAGGGTTAGCAAGCCCAGAGGACGGGTTCAACTTCCTGCAAGTGCAAGTCAAGAGGACGCGGATACAGATGACGGACAAGAGCATGAGGCGCATATACCACGCGCACCGACGGGACTTGGGGATATGGAACTTCAGATATGGGTACCACTTGCATCCAGTGTACAGCCATCTCATATAGATCGATCATATACACCAGTTACACCATCTGCCGATGCACAGCTTCCCCGTCCCCTTCCACCACCTCACCGTCACAGTTTACATCCTCACCACCCTACTGCAGCTCCACGACCACCGGTATCACATACACATTCACCTCATTCTGCATCCCCTTCTGGTACTACATCCGCTAGAGGGACAGGATCTGCATCAGCATCTACTCCATCATCTACTCCAGCATCAGCTGCATCGACCACTGCTGTAGGCGGAACACAGTCATTCCGACAGACTATTTCACTCATTAACAACAA TTTGCATCCGTCGGAGATGTGCAGCCGCAGGATAACTCTGATAGTGAAAGAAAGATTGGTCGAGGAAGGCCACTGTTGGAAGACTGTGCCCAATGAAATCAAGGATTTTTATTGGCAGGAATTCAAG AAATACTTTCTATGGGACCAAGCAATTGACAGCTTGGTAAAAATTGCCTGGCAGAAAAAGGCAGCTGAGCGATACAGGGGCTTAATGTGGGAAATCCGGAAAGGAAAGGCGAAGAATCTTGCAACCCCTGATTAT GCGCAGTGA